The following coding sequences lie in one Spinacia oleracea cultivar Varoflay chromosome 1, BTI_SOV_V1, whole genome shotgun sequence genomic window:
- the LOC110796280 gene encoding probable inactive shikimate kinase like 2, chloroplastic isoform X2 gives MQFSDGSSDLELRLLLKDMRVQSPKEVHVDVDENSLAVRIKQAGSVTTLMETKQLYDKIKPGETIWYLDEDQLVINLRKQDQELKWPDIVESWESLSIGVFQLLKGTSIYIVGDSSEINQKVAEELAVGLRYTPLDTESLLETFGEQSIESWVTAEGSDAVAEGEAAVLESLSSNVRAVVATLGGKHGAAARADKWRHLYAGFTVWLSQSEAADEDSAKEEARKQVYDGRESYSKAEVVVKFDSWDACHAKAVAQASLSALKQLILSDKKLPGKKSLYIRLGCRGDWPNINPPGWDPSTPTDTHANAL, from the exons ATGCAGTTTTCTGACGGATCTTCCGATTTGGAGCTAAGATTACTCTTAAAAGATATGAGGGTGCAAAGTCCTAAGGAAGTACATGTGGATGTTGATGAAAATTCCTTAGCTGTAAGAATAAAACAAGCCGGATCCGTCACAACATTGATGGAAACTAAGCAGCTCTATGACAAGATTAAACCTGGGGAAACTATATG GTATCTTGATGAAGACCAATTGGTTATTAACTTGAGGAAGCAGGACCAAGAGCTGAAATGGCCTGATATCGTGGAATCCTGGGAATCCCTTAGTATTGGTGTCTTTCAGCTTCTCAAAGGGACATCAATCTATATAGTTGGTGATTCCTCAGAGATTAATCAGAAGGTTGCTGAGGAGCTTGCAGTTGGTCTTCG TTATACACCACTTGATACGGAAAGCTTGCTGGAAACATTTGGAGAGCAAAGCATAGAGTCCT GGGTGACTGCAGAAGGATCTGACGCTGTGGCAGAGGGAGAGGCAGCAGTTTTAGAGAGTCTAAGTAG CAACGTTCGAGCTGTTGTTGCAACATTAGGTGGCAAACATGGAGCTGCTGCACGAGCAGATAAATGGCGGCATCTTTATGCAGGATTTACGGTCTGGTTGTCACAATCCGAAGCAGCAG ATGAAGATTCGGCTAAAGAAGAGGCAAGAAAGCAAGTCTATGATGGCCGTGAATCTTATTCAAAAGCGGAAGTGGTTGTTAAGTTTGACAGTTGGGATGCTTGTCATGCCAAAGCTGTGGCCCAGGCTTCATTGAGTGCTTTGAAACAGCTAATTCTATCTGATAAAAAGCTCCCAG GTAAAAAGAGTCTTTATATAAGGCTAGGATGTCGTGGAGATTGGCCAAACATCAACCCTCCAGGTTGGGATCCTTCAACGCCAACAGATACACATGCTAATGCATTGTAG